The Oenanthe melanoleuca isolate GR-GAL-2019-014 unplaced genomic scaffold, OMel1.0 S391, whole genome shotgun sequence genome includes a region encoding these proteins:
- the LOC130266967 gene encoding nucleolar pre-ribosomal-associated protein 1-like, with product MDEESLMTEVSSNDKTLEDALTLIFRHPALESWFLALELCSIPQPGLNPVTVKLLSAHLHSGVLQLLKTRDHRHVLSKYFKAITKSVLEELQTGGKDQSQVYPRKSHQLQALEELHMYMTAAQLKEITLTMLQLPEMGLASQKSEKFPKIGKQLSFYGQILVQLFTDSYQRQPQQGELLLSTEHIKALGKLMSASARRDLERVFLQALQIEP from the exons ATGGATGAGGAGTCTCTGATGACAGAAGTGTCTTCAAATGACAAG ACCCTGGAGGATGCACTCACCTTGATTTTCAGACATCCTGCACTGGAGAGCTGGTTCCTGGCGTTGGAGCTGTGCTCTATTCCTCAGCCTGGTCTGAACCCTGTCACTGTGAAGCTCCTGTCAGCTCACCTCCATTCTggggtgctccagctgctgaaaacaaGAGATCACAGACACGTCTTGTCCAAGTATTTCAAAGCCATCACCAAAAGtgtcctggaagagctgcagactgGGGGGAAGGACCAAAGCCAGGTCTATCCCAGGAAGTctcaccagctgcaggctctggaggagctgcacatGTACAtgactgcagctcagctgaaggagaTCACTTTAACCATGCTGCAACTTCCTGAGATGGGCTTGGCTTCTCAGAAGTCtgaaaaattccctaaaataGGGAAGCAGTTAAGCTTCTATGGACAAATTTTGGTGCAGCTCTTTACAGACAGCTACCAaagacagccccagcaaggagaaCTTCTGCTGTCCACAGAGCACATTAAGGCTTTGGGGAAATTGATGTCAGCATCGGCCAGAAGAGATTTGGAGcgagttttccttcaggctctccAGATTGAGCCA